The genomic window ACGCAAGGGCCAGCCCACTCCGCCGGAGCCCGAAGCGGCCATGGGGACGCCGAGCGGCCCGGAGGAGGGGTGCCAGCCGCCTCCGGTACCGGAGTGCGACGCGGAGGACCGGCCCCATGGGGCTACGCAGCCCCAGGTGCACGCGGGGGACGCCCACAAGCCGGAGGCGCCCGAGGTCCCCGAGGCCCCCGAGGAGCCCCAGAGAGTGAAGGAGCTTCCCAGCGGCCGAGGAGCTGAGCAGCaggctgaggaagaggaagaagtgggAGAAGGCAGCAGCACGGAGAGCAGCCGCGACGCGGTGAGGCACCTGGAGGGCGAAGGAGGGGTCACGGGGGGACCCAGAGAGAGGCACTGGCGGGTGACAGAGGGACAGGTATAGAGAGACCCGGAGACAGGGAGACAAGGACAAGGAcccaaaagagacagagacacagaccggagacagaggctcagagagatgaggatagagacacagacagaaaccCAGAAACAAAGGACAGAGATGCTCAGAGAAACAAATTTTGAGAAAGGAACATACTCTGAGAGGGACAGACCTAGCGattcagagatagagacagatacTAAGTCGGAGAGACAAAGCCCAAACAGAGGGAAAGACTCAGacccggagggggggggggggagagggagagagagggagagaggcagagagccagagagacagagatccgGGCCTATGAAAACGCAGCGCCGGGAATGGGACCTGGGTATCCAAAAAGGCACCTTCTTTGAGTCGGCCACATACCCCCTCCCCTATTGCCAGCCCCTGGGCCTCCTCCCAGGCCGGGGGACACCGCACCTacgccctcccccacttgaataACCGGGCGTGGCGACTGACTGGGGCTGATCAGGACCCCCAGTCCGGGGAATGCGGTGGGGAACGGACCTACCCGGTGGCTGAGGGGTGAGGCCTCCCCTCTTGACCACGCACCCTTCAACCTCAGGGGGAGGCTCCGCCCCCAGCACAGATCCCGGCCACGGCCCCCGCATCCACCCAGCCTGGAGAGAAGGTGCGAGGGGCCGCGCGGCGGCTTCGAGAGCAGCAGCTGGAGGCACTGACCCGCGTGGCCCTGATGGAGCAGCGAGTGAAGGAGCTACAGCGCCAGAGGAAGGAGCTGAGGATCGAGGTGAGGCCGTGGATCTCGTGGGAAGTCTGGCCCCAGCTCCAGGGAAGCCCTCAAGGCCAGGCTCCCAGGCCTTTCCTCCTGCGGAATCGGATTCTTAGGCCTCCGACCCTATCCTCCCTCCGAATCCAAAGATTCCCAGGCGTCCGAGTGCCCCGCCTCCACACCGTCCTCGGACCCAGGCCTCTGGGCCCCAGTCCTTGCATTCTCTCCACAGATGGAGGTGGAGGTAGCCCTTCTGCGGGGTGAGCTGGCTGGGGAGCGAGTGGCTGCCCGGCGCGAGGAGGAGCAACTCCGGGAGCTGCTTGGACAGCAGGTGGAAACGGAGCAGGGCAGCCGGGAACGGCGGGAACAGGTCTGGTCCTGCTGGACCTTCACCACCAGTTTCCTTCCTGTGGGACGGATATTCCTGGTGGTGCTCCTGGGACCCGAGCCCCAGGGTTATCCCCGTTCCCCAAGTGGGGATACTTggtctgggtggggtggggaatgggcagatgtacttgttttccttctccctccctgaccGTGATTCTAGAACCTGActcatggcgggggtggggggggggggggttgtgggagtggggtcTTCCTTTCGCCCCGCCTCTTTGGTCTTTAAATGTCATACTGGGAAAAATGTCAAACCAACAAACAGAATAGTCGGATGGTGGCCGTGTGGTTGTGCCCACCGGCTTCAGCAGTGATTAATCTTCCCGTTTTGTTTTCTGTCCCCCAATTTGCTTCCCTGTCCCCAGTTTTAAACACCGATCCCAGCTATGATATTGTATGTAAATTCTTTAAGAACCTAttcgttctcttttttttattaaattaaaaaaaaattttatttatttttaagagagacagagcatgagtgagggaggggcagagggagagggagacacagaatcccaagcaggctccaggctctgagctgtcagcacagagtctgatgctgggctcgaactcacgaaccctgagatcatgacctgagctgaagtcagtcacccaggtgcccctcattcttttttttttttaagtttatttatttactttaaagtttctttatttattttgagaaagagagagctcaggggagggacagagagaaagaaggagacagagaaacccaagtgggctccacgctgtcagcacagaacccgatgcagggcttgaacccacaaactgtgagatcatgacctgagccaaaatcgaaagttggatgctcaaccaactgagctactcaggcgcccccaagttgatttattttgagagagagcgtgcgcaggggaggggcagagagagatttccaaggaggcttgcactgtcagcacagagcccaacgtggggctcgatcccacaaaccatcagatcatgatgtgagccgaaatcaagagccggaggcttaactgactgagccacccaggcgcccctaaatgttccCTGATTTTTGAGGCTTACCTTAAACTCCTCCCACCCAGGAAGTCTTGGATCACCCCTGTAGAAATTGCTCCCGACTCTCGATTCCCGGTCTCTGTGCCCCACTGCCCTGATTGTCTCAGTCTGTTCTGAGTGTAACGGACCCAGCCGTTACAGATAGACAGAACCAGACAGATAGGGTCCCTGCACTCTTGGCCCTGGCACCCAGGCAGGCTTCTGAGTTCTGGCTGGGCTGGCCTCTGTTTCACTTCCTGTGTCCAGACTGTGGCTCAGAGCCCGGCTGTTCTTTCAGGAACAGAAGCAACTGAGCCAGGAGCGGGATCGGGTGGAGGCTCTTCGCCAGCGACTCCAGGAGGCCCAGGGACAACTCGACTCACAGCCAGAGGACCAGCGTGAGCGACTTCTGCAGGGGGTGCAGGAGGTGAGGCTCCTCCAGATACACTCGGGGACCTGGGGTCTGAGCCGTTCTTTCCTTCGGACCCAGACGTCCAGGCCCtcagtcccctcctccctcccttagGAGTTCAGGCCCCAGCCCTGTAAGCCCCAGGACTCTGGAGGCTAGATCCCCAGGTCCCTCTTACCTCCTTGACCGGGACTCCTGGCCCCGGCCCACTACCTCCTGGGCCCCAGTCtttttttgcattcccacccacagatGAGGGAACAGCTGGATGTGGCCCAGCATGCCTACGAGGACCTAGAGTTCCAGCAGCTGGAGCAGGAGAGCCGGCGGGAGGACGAGGACCGGGACAGCCCCGGGGCCTGGGCACTGGACCCCAAGGTCCGGGAACTTCAGGCCAGCGTGGCGCAGCACAGGGTAAGTCGGGCCGGGCtggccctgcctccctcactgctgccctctgtctcctccattcCACGACTggccctttctctgtcctcctttcccgCCTGGGTCCCGTTCTTTGGAGCAGGGACAAGCGTTGATGTTTATGGAGcatttactatgttccaggcacggTCCTAAATGTTTCATGAGTCTTTGCTTATTGAATCATTCAAGAATCCTAGGAGGCACACCTTACCTTCTTTCCACTTTATAAGTACAGGAACTGAAGGTCAAGGTGCTCGAGTAATCTTTTCCAAAGGTCACTCAGTCTGCAGAGGatagagctgggatctgaacctaCTCGGTCTTCGCCACTGCGTTCTCTGCCTCTCAAACCCAAGTCCAAAAAGAGAACCCTGCCGGCCCTCTCTGGGAGTTTCGTATTCAATGGTCGGACAGGTCCTACTGGAAAAAGTGACATGTTTTGACTATATTTAACACAAAGTTTTCTAAAGTTTTCAATTAGAAGGGTCTGACATGGGTCTCCTTTGCCCACCTCCACTTCTGGATCTTCTTCCTGTCActgtctcttctcccttcctgtctcacaCAGCTGCTGTCTGTCTCCGTTGTGTCGCatcttgtctcttttctctgcatctttctcTTGGGGGTCTATCTCGGTCCTTCTTTTTTGTAGCTATTCCggtttgtttctctgtctctttctctcttcaccaCGACTctgtctgggtctctgtctccctcggtCTCTATCTGTACATCGGACCCTCCAGCCCCTCCAACCCACCCCAGGTCTCTTCTGGACCCCTAAAAGGGAAGAGGGCACCAGGAAGTTCAACTCTGAGCCCCCAGCTCCCAAGTCCCAGGGTCTCTGTTACGCGGTCCGACAAACCCCGGGCTCTCGAGGAGGACTTGGCTCTGTGGGAGCCAGCCGGGAGCCCTGGGGCAGCTGAGTGACCAGGTCACTCGGGTGTGCCCTGCAGCGCCGGATCCAGGTCTTAGAGGAGCAGCTCAAGGCGCTGGGGGAGCAGATGGCAGCTGAGAGCAGGGGGCTGAGCCAGAAGAAGGAGGAGGCCCTTGAGGCCCTGACGCAGGTAAGTCCTCCTGGAGGCCCGTGCAGCTGTCCTCACTTCCCTCTGGGGGCGTCCCGTCGCCACGCGGCACCCCAGGATGTCTCCTGGCGTCAGGGAAGGCTGCTGGGGCATCCCCTTTCGACTGTGATATGGGAAGTGGTGATCACTTTGCTCTCCCTTAGGAACGGAGCCGACTGTTCCAGCTTAACTGCCTTCAGGGAACCCCTGGAGGGGACTTCTCTGAGTCCAGCCAGGCCCTCACTAAGGTAAGGGGATGTCCTGCACctgtcagcccctcccctctcagacccaggagtccaggcccccagaCCCCTTCTCCCTTGGGATCTGCATTTCTCAGCCCCCTAAATGCGTTTACCTTTGGGACCCAGGAGTTCAGGCCCCGAATCCCCCCTCCGTCCCCCCAGGGAACCAACAAACAGTCTCTGCCCAGAGCCCTTGTTCCCTAAGACCAGGGTCTCGCTCTCTTGTCACCTTGAGCCTTTGTTTCTCCGTCTGAGAGATGGGCTGACGCTGGAGCCATGAGCCAGAGCATCTGGGAACTGGTGGGTCATCTGTGATCTTTGTGGCTCCCATTAACCTTCAGCCCCCTCTCCTGAAGCTCCTGTTCACCCAGAAGACAGACCGCCAGCTGCTGGTGCTGCAGGACCCCGCCGCCCACACTGCCACCGCCacttcttcctgcctcttctctgtgCACAGCTCTCTGCAGGTACCTTCCCCCCCATGTCTTCCTGTCACTGCGTCTCCAGAACTTTCACGGTGGCTCTCTCTGCCACGGGGGCATGGGGGACAGGGAGGCGTGATCGAgggatattttaatttaatttttatgaggcTCAAGCTTCCCGTAtcgattttctttcttctgcctgatatccccccctcccccccgctccccTGGCAAAATGGAACCGGGTGCCTCCAggaggacattttatttttattattattttaaaaaattaattaattacttttttaatagaattttttttttcatttaaatccacattagttaacatatagtgtagtaatcgtttcaggaatagaatttagtggcTCATCATTTACAttgaacacccagtgctcgtcccaacaagtgtcctgcttaatgcccctcacccatttagcccatccccctccctccagcaccctaccagcaaccctcagtttgttctctgtattgttcAAACCATCTCTtacagtttgtctccctctctgttttcttattatttttgcttcctttcccttacgttcatctgttttgtatcttaaattccacgtatgagtgaaatcatatatttgtctttctctgactaatgtcgcttagcataacacactctagttccctccacgtagttgcaaatggcaagattctttttgattgccgagtaataactccattgtatatagataccacatcctctttatccattcatccgtcagtggacatttgggctctttccataacttgactcttgttgctagtgctgctataaacatgggggtgcgtgtgccccttggaaacagcacacctgtagcCTTT from Panthera tigris isolate Pti1 chromosome E2, P.tigris_Pti1_mat1.1, whole genome shotgun sequence includes these protein-coding regions:
- the PHLDB3 gene encoding pleckstrin homology-like domain family B member 3 isoform X2, yielding MGTPSGPEEGCQPPPVPECDAEDRPHGATQPQVHAGDAHKPEAPEVPEAPEEPQRVKELPSGRGAEQQAEEEEEVGEGSSTESSRDAGEAPPPAQIPATAPASTQPGEKVRGAARRLREQQLEALTRVALMEQRVKELQRQRKELRIEMEVEVALLRGELAGERVAARREEEQLRELLGQQEQKQLSQERDRVEALRQRLQEAQGQLDSQPEDQRERLLQGVQEMREQLDVAQHAYEDLEFQQLEQESRREDEDRDSPGAWALDPKVRELQASVAQHRRRIQVLEEQLKALGEQMAAESRGLSQKKEEALEALTQERSRLFQLNCLQGTPGGDFSESSQALTKLLFTQKTDRQLLVLQDPAAHTATATSSCLFSVHSSLQGSIGLQRTGSLPRKRGERASQRGSPRPLSLHCTGPLQGSALPATSGDSGRHPLYQLLNCGPGNSCGALHPDIARMERLLQQAVAERERLLKAREGMRRSTEGSSGPVVPAIMAPPTPPPRPPGPRVLDLRQHLERWGHNPENCPHVRVSGGCCRGSLVKMGGRIKTWKKRWFCFDRQARRLAYYADKEETKLKGVIYFQAIEEVYYDHLRCAFKSPNPRLTFCVKTYERLFYMVAPSPEAMRIWMDVIVTAADENHAP
- the PHLDB3 gene encoding pleckstrin homology-like domain family B member 3 isoform X1; translation: MGTPSGPEEGCQPPPVPECDAEDRPHGATQPQVHAGDAHKPEAPEVPEAPEEPQRVKELPSGRGAEQQAEEEEEVGEGSSTESSRDAGEAPPPAQIPATAPASTQPGEKVRGAARRLREQQLEALTRVALMEQRVKELQRQRKELRIEMEVEVALLRGELAGERVAARREEEQLRELLGQQVETEQGSRERREQEQKQLSQERDRVEALRQRLQEAQGQLDSQPEDQRERLLQGVQEMREQLDVAQHAYEDLEFQQLEQESRREDEDRDSPGAWALDPKVRELQASVAQHRRRIQVLEEQLKALGEQMAAESRGLSQKKEEALEALTQERSRLFQLNCLQGTPGGDFSESSQALTKLLFTQKTDRQLLVLQDPAAHTATATSSCLFSVHSSLQGSIGLQRTGSLPRKRGERASQRGSPRPLSLHCTGPLQGSALPATSGDSGRHPLYQLLNCGPGNSCGALHPDIARMERLLQQAVAERERLLKAREGMRRSTEGSSGPVVPAIMAPPTPPPRPPGPRVLDLRQHLERWGHNPENCPHVRVSGGCCRGSLVKMGGRIKTWKKRWFCFDRQARRLAYYADKEETKLKGVIYFQAIEEVYYDHLRCAFKSPNPRLTFCVKTYERLFYMVAPSPEAMRIWMDVIVTAADENHAP